The sequence below is a genomic window from Mycobacterium heidelbergense.
GCACGGTGAAGGGAAACCGAGCGGCCAGCCCGGCATGGACTGTCAAGAAGTCCTGCATCGGGCGGGGATAGCCGGCCATGATGACCACCAGTTCGTGGCGGTAGGCCGCCATACCCGTCAACAGGGCATAGATCGCTTCCACCCCCACACAGGGGCCGTTGGTGTCGGCGACTAGCTGGTAGGCCTCGTCGATAAACAGCACTCCGCCGCGGGCGCGGGCGCAGGCCTGCTGCATCCTGCTGGCCGGGCTGCCCGAGGGACCGTCTGTGGTGATGTCGGCTGCGGTGACCACGGTGACTTCTGGGCGGGTGATCATGTCCCATCCGAACAACACCTCACCGATCACCCGGGCGAACGTCTTTTTCGCGGTGCCCGGCGCACCCAGGAACACCAGGTGGTTTTCTCCGACTGCGCCGCCGTGCCCGACACGGTGCCGGTCGGCTTCTAGTGCGGTGCGCCACGTCCTGAAGTGTTCTTTGGCTTCGGCTAAACCGATCAGTTCATCGATACGTGCTTGCGCCCAATCAAGCACTTCCTGACGTTCGCGGGCCAGGGCGGTACCCGCGTATGCACCCGGTCGGCACCAGTCTTCTGTCGGTGCCAGGTCGGCCAGACTGTTGGCATTGTTCATCGGTACCTCCGTTACCGGGCCCAATGCTGATCGGGCCCTGCCCGCCCAGCACTGGCGTGGTGCTTACCTGTGCTGGGCGGGGTTGGCCCGCATCAGAACTCAGAACAGCGACGTGAGGAGGTGGGCTGCGAGTGTCCCGAGCTCGGGTGCCAGCGTCCCGGCGAGGTTCGTCGCGAGCGACGGAGCAGTACCCGAGACATCGGCCGCGAGCGACGGGGCCAGGCTGCCGATGTCAGCCGCGATCGACGGGGCCAAGCCGGCGAACTCGGCTGGCACCGCACCAGCGGCGGCCGCGCCGCTGAAGAAGCTGCCCTGGCCAAAGTAAGTCTGCAAGACATTAATGAGGCTATTGACGACGACATTCGGGGCTGGCCAACCAGTCGGGCTAAAACTGGTCGCCTGGGCCAAGAATGCCTGGACCGCTGCGGCGAGACTGCCGCCCTCCACGATGTTTGTCGGATTAACCGGAACGTCATTGATAGCGTTCGGGAGAGCTATAGACCCCGCTGTCTTCTGGGCCGCGATTATCGCTTCGGAAAATACGCCGCCCGCCGCAAAGTTGGCCTTAGGAGTAAGGAAACCGTAACCGTCAGGCTGAGGGCCGTAGCCTACCCCGTTGATGATTGCCTGCGCCGTTACGCCCGGGAGGTTAACCAGATCGGTCAGCCCCCCCAGCGGGTCCCCAGAGGCGAACGCATTATAAGTGTCCTGCATAGCGTAGCCGATGGATTGCAGCCAGTCACCGGGCCCGAGAACGAGAGGGGTACTCACGGTTGCCAGCCCACCAGTGATTGGGTGAGCGAAATAGGCATACGCATTCGCGATATTTTGTGTGACACCTGTACCGATTTGCAGAGTATTTTCCAGCGGCTCGAAAATTGTAAACAGTGGCTCGAACCATAACGCAAAATTTAGGTATTCAAACGCCAAGGGGAAGTCAGGCACCATCAACGCGGCAATAGCCTGTTCCATAACTGGGAAAAAATAGCCTGGCTCGGTTGAGGTGAAGTAGGTAGTAGCAGTCTGCGCCGCACCTTGGAAGGTAGTGACGTACAGGTCCGCGTACGTGACCATGTTCGCGGCCACCTGCTGCAGGATGGGGAACGGAACCGTGGCCCACTGCTGGTAAAGCCCCTGCAGGTTCGTCGCCGCGTCCTGGAAGAAATCGACCCAAGTTTGGATCGGGTTCACCACAGTATCGGCCAGCTGCACCTCGATACTGACAGCGCTGTGCTGGAGGTCGGCTGCGACGTCGTTGGAGACTGCCGGTGTGAGGGCGATCAGGCTGGCGCCTACTGCTGCGGCGCCCGCGGTGACGAGGGGCCGAAGGGCTGTTAGTTGTTGCATGGGTGTTGTTCCTTTGCTGTCTGTAGTCTGGGTATTCGTGGGCGTGCAGAGGCCATCACGTTCACTGGGGTGTTAGCCGTAGTTCCCGTTGGGGCCGACCGCACCGATCTGGCCAAGAAATCCAGGAAGGCCACCGGCACCACCGGGGCCGACGTAATAGCCGATGCTGGAGTTACCGCCGGCGCCACCAGCGCCACCATTACCTGCCAGTAGCCCACTGA
It includes:
- a CDS encoding AAA family ATPase, producing MNNANSLADLAPTEDWCRPGAYAGTALARERQEVLDWAQARIDELIGLAEAKEHFRTWRTALEADRHRVGHGGAVGENHLVFLGAPGTAKKTFARVIGEVLFGWDMITRPEVTVVTAADITTDGPSGSPASRMQQACARARGGVLFIDEAYQLVADTNGPCVGVEAIYALLTGMAAYRHELVVIMAGYPRPMQDFLTVHAGLAARFPFTVHFASYTPADIVGIGRRFAARERLVVHDAAWDLLGDEVIRLQSIPYGNGTLLDVAGNARYISEVIRTCQRARTRRLHRLAPHRRDLGQLVRTNPGVLQVSTTDMERALTAVHPAIAVTT